A stretch of the uncultured Trichococcus sp. genome encodes the following:
- a CDS encoding alpha/beta hydrolase: MNPFFKLMLKLMSSPKINMQEDYARVRKVQQILAPKPKKGYIIMDHKIYSEDRSHDIPVRVFYPKERLHKEPLLFFHGGGWVIGDIETYTNACINMADLTGRTVYSVDYRLAPEHPYPAGLYDCYRVAEVLLKHLEMSGLSDETDLILIGDSAGGNLAAAVSLLLRDRGQATPIKQILLYPVTYWDHSEASPFESIRTNGQDYGLTAKKMEEYMALYQPDPELRKSEYVAPLMAENLSNQPETLVITAEFDPLRDEGEAYAEALQKAGNKVQVHRVNGIVHGFITYPKTAESVVEAYEVINAFLNGVSQEGASLEN; this comes from the coding sequence ATGAATCCATTTTTTAAATTGATGCTTAAGTTGATGTCGTCACCAAAAATCAACATGCAGGAAGACTACGCCCGTGTCCGCAAAGTGCAGCAGATACTGGCACCCAAGCCGAAAAAGGGCTATATCATCATGGACCACAAAATCTATTCGGAGGACCGTTCCCATGATATTCCCGTTCGCGTTTTCTATCCGAAAGAGCGCCTGCATAAAGAACCATTGCTGTTTTTTCATGGCGGCGGGTGGGTCATCGGCGACATCGAAACGTATACGAATGCCTGCATCAATATGGCGGATCTGACCGGTAGGACCGTCTATTCTGTTGATTACCGTTTGGCACCGGAGCATCCATATCCGGCTGGCCTTTACGACTGTTACCGGGTGGCGGAAGTGTTGCTTAAGCATCTGGAAATGAGTGGCTTGTCCGATGAAACGGATTTGATTCTGATCGGTGATTCAGCCGGCGGAAATTTGGCCGCCGCTGTGTCTTTGCTGCTCCGCGATAGAGGCCAAGCGACTCCGATCAAACAGATCTTGTTGTATCCTGTCACCTATTGGGATCATTCCGAAGCATCCCCGTTCGAATCGATTCGCACGAATGGACAGGATTACGGTTTGACTGCAAAAAAAATGGAAGAATACATGGCTCTGTACCAGCCCGATCCTGAGCTGCGCAAGAGTGAGTATGTCGCACCTTTAATGGCGGAAAATCTGTCGAACCAGCCGGAAACGCTGGTGATTACAGCCGAATTTGATCCGTTGCGGGACGAAGGCGAAGCCTACGCGGAAGCGTTGCAAAAAGCCGGCAATAAGGTGCAGGTCCATCGTGTGAACGGCATCGTCCATGGCTTTATCACCTACCCGAAGACAGCCGAATCGGTTGTGGAAGCCTACGAAGTCATCAATGCGTTTCTGAATGGCGTAAGCCAAGAGGGGGCTTCTTTAGAGAATTAA
- the srtB gene encoding class B sortase, whose product MRKNIWVLLLSRLLFLQIIHYGVQEIELRKDVTMPEKGDQSAFPLPKASSTDFRSATTSSEEAAVPLEELTFTINPSAEYYQINPDYVGWLSVNGTVIDYPVVRGQDNETYLSQNFYREPDIFGAIFMDYRNIGMGIDRHTIIYGHYTRYGQMFGELDKFLNEDFLKGNLDFTFSDAYGEKRYRIFSVHVAPADTSFLDIDFEGNEYTDFLSMLKDLSVFPSEVLVTEDDHILTLMTCNDSAENGRLFIHAVEVTE is encoded by the coding sequence GTGCGAAAAAATATATGGGTGCTGCTCCTCTCCAGGTTACTCTTTTTGCAGATTATCCACTATGGGGTTCAAGAAATAGAACTGAGAAAGGACGTGACGATGCCCGAGAAGGGTGATCAGTCTGCCTTTCCTCTCCCAAAGGCTTCTTCCACGGACTTCCGTTCGGCAACGACTTCTTCAGAGGAGGCAGCTGTTCCTTTGGAAGAACTGACTTTTACGATTAATCCATCAGCGGAATATTATCAAATTAATCCGGATTATGTGGGCTGGCTTTCTGTAAATGGAACCGTTATTGATTACCCGGTCGTCCGGGGACAGGATAATGAAACGTATCTTTCTCAGAATTTCTATCGGGAACCGGATATTTTCGGAGCCATCTTCATGGATTATCGGAATATCGGAATGGGAATAGATAGACATACTATCATTTATGGACACTATACCCGGTATGGCCAAATGTTCGGTGAATTGGATAAATTCCTGAACGAAGATTTTTTGAAGGGAAATTTGGATTTTACATTCAGCGATGCCTATGGGGAAAAACGCTACAGGATTTTTTCCGTCCATGTGGCGCCAGCTGATACAAGTTTTTTGGATATTGATTTTGAGGGAAACGAGTACACTGATTTTCTGTCCATGCTCAAGGACCTTTCCGTTTTTCCGTCAGAAGTCCTGGTGACAGAGGATGATCACATTCTCACGCTGATGACATGCAACGATTCCGCAGAAAACGGCCGGCTCTTTATTCATGCGGTGGAAGTGACAGAATAG
- a CDS encoding fasciclin domain-containing protein: MKKIISRLLSLATLLFLSFSIAPMASAATAEPTDDIVGIALGNEDFSILVSALQKAELVDDLQGDGPFTVFAPTNAAFEKLLGELGITAEELLAQPDLGKVLTYHVVSGKVMAADLTDGMKAETLNGEELTFDLSDAPMVNKSNITTTDIEASNGVIHVIDTILVPANFELQETDLEADQVAQTGIEGNTLLLVSMLVTGSLLLLFVFKKKTA, from the coding sequence ATGAAAAAAATTATCAGCCGCTTACTTTCACTTGCTACATTGCTGTTTCTCTCGTTCAGTATCGCTCCTATGGCTTCTGCTGCTACCGCTGAACCTACCGACGACATTGTAGGTATTGCACTCGGGAATGAAGATTTCAGTATCCTTGTTTCGGCACTCCAAAAGGCAGAACTTGTCGATGATCTCCAAGGGGACGGCCCATTTACAGTGTTCGCACCTACTAACGCCGCATTCGAGAAGTTACTTGGTGAATTGGGCATCACTGCCGAAGAGCTCCTTGCACAGCCGGACTTGGGAAAAGTTCTTACTTACCATGTCGTTTCCGGAAAAGTCATGGCAGCTGATTTAACAGATGGAATGAAAGCTGAAACCTTAAACGGTGAAGAGCTTACTTTTGATCTCTCAGACGCACCTATGGTCAACAAATCAAACATCACAACTACGGATATTGAGGCAAGCAATGGTGTTATCCATGTCATCGACACTATTTTGGTTCCTGCCAACTTCGAGTTGCAAGAAACTGATTTAGAGGCAGACCAAGTGGCTCAGACTGGTATAGAGGGGAACACACTCCTTCTTGTTTCCATGCTGGTTACAGGAAGCCTACTCCTTCTCTTTGTCTTCAAGAAAAAAACAGCTTAG
- a CDS encoding SDR family oxidoreductase, giving the protein MTNKIALITGASAGIGKEFAKKLSQQGYDLILVARREERLVELSKQLPTKCEIITADLAKVEECYRLYEETKGENISMLINCAGFGDFGAFTTTSLDKELEMIDVNIKAVHILTKKFLPDMIVKNEGYILNVASVAGLMPAGPYMATYYATKAYVTSFTSAIAEELEEKKSNVYVGSLCPGPVDTEFNKVADVKFNLKGITSEYCVKYALDKMYKRKKIIVPTMLLKGALFSSKLAPRNLVVRLTSRQQKKKQG; this is encoded by the coding sequence ATGACAAACAAAATAGCGCTCATCACAGGCGCCAGTGCGGGCATCGGCAAAGAGTTCGCCAAAAAGTTGAGCCAGCAAGGGTACGATCTGATCCTGGTTGCGCGGCGGGAGGAACGGCTTGTGGAGCTAAGCAAACAGTTGCCGACCAAATGCGAAATCATCACAGCCGACTTGGCGAAGGTGGAGGAATGCTACCGTCTGTACGAAGAAACGAAGGGGGAAAATATTTCCATGCTGATCAATTGTGCTGGTTTCGGTGATTTCGGCGCATTCACGACGACCAGCTTGGACAAGGAACTGGAGATGATCGATGTCAACATCAAGGCGGTTCATATTCTGACCAAGAAATTTCTGCCGGATATGATCGTAAAAAATGAAGGTTATATTCTGAATGTTGCTTCGGTTGCCGGACTGATGCCGGCGGGGCCTTACATGGCGACTTATTACGCTACCAAAGCCTACGTAACGAGTTTCACTTCCGCGATAGCCGAGGAGCTGGAAGAGAAGAAGAGCAACGTTTACGTCGGTTCGTTATGCCCGGGACCTGTCGATACGGAGTTCAATAAAGTGGCTGACGTGAAGTTCAATCTGAAGGGCATCACTTCTGAATATTGCGTCAAGTATGCCTTGGACAAGATGTACAAGCGCAAGAAGATCATCGTTCCGACGATGTTGCTGAAGGGGGCGTTGTTTTCTTCAAAACTGGCGCCGCGCAACTTGGTCGTGCGCCTGACCAGCAGGCAACAAAAGAAAAAGCAAGGCTAG
- a CDS encoding dipeptide epimerase, producing MMKIDRIEIGEVAIPLRTPVKTASRTVDAVHNILIRIVTDSGTAGYGEAPPTAWITGETKASIREAIIQYIAPSIIGMEIFDLDTIMQRLHASIVNNPSAKAAVDVAVYDLYAKTLGQPLYKILGGAKRKVETAHTISANPTDQMMRDSLQAVQDGFGILNVAVGKNRVKDVESLLAIRKAVGPGIRIRVEADQCWSPQEAVQIISTLEDKGMQAELVEQPVKAHDLTGLKFVTQHVQTPIVADESVFSAKDAFHIIQTQSADLINIKLMKTGGIHEALKICTVAETYGVDCMIGCMLESKISVSAAAHLAAAKNSITMVDLIGPSFYKIEAYEGGPLFTGGTIKFGDANGIGINAFPKAHFKKLGVVK from the coding sequence ATGATGAAAATCGACAGAATTGAAATTGGGGAAGTGGCCATCCCGCTAAGGACGCCAGTGAAGACAGCATCACGCACGGTTGATGCCGTGCATAACATCCTGATCCGCATCGTGACCGACAGCGGGACCGCAGGCTATGGGGAGGCGCCACCGACAGCTTGGATCACCGGTGAAACAAAAGCTTCGATCCGCGAGGCCATCATACAATACATCGCTCCGAGCATCATCGGAATGGAAATTTTCGACCTCGATACCATCATGCAAAGGCTTCACGCTAGCATCGTCAACAATCCATCGGCGAAAGCTGCCGTTGATGTGGCTGTCTACGATCTGTATGCAAAAACGCTCGGTCAACCGCTATACAAAATACTGGGCGGTGCGAAACGGAAAGTCGAGACTGCCCACACCATCAGCGCCAATCCGACAGACCAGATGATGCGCGACAGTCTGCAGGCTGTCCAAGACGGTTTCGGTATTCTGAACGTGGCTGTCGGGAAGAACCGGGTTAAGGATGTGGAAAGCTTGTTGGCCATCCGTAAGGCAGTCGGGCCAGGTATCCGCATCCGGGTCGAGGCCGATCAATGCTGGAGCCCCCAAGAGGCGGTCCAAATCATCAGTACGCTTGAGGATAAAGGCATGCAGGCCGAACTGGTGGAGCAACCAGTGAAAGCTCACGATCTGACAGGCCTGAAATTTGTGACGCAACATGTCCAAACACCGATAGTGGCCGACGAGAGTGTTTTCTCTGCGAAGGATGCCTTCCACATCATCCAGACACAGTCAGCCGACCTCATCAACATCAAACTGATGAAGACCGGTGGCATTCACGAGGCGCTGAAAATCTGCACAGTGGCGGAAACTTACGGGGTGGACTGCATGATCGGTTGCATGCTGGAAAGTAAAATTTCTGTCAGCGCCGCGGCCCATCTGGCAGCCGCCAAAAACAGCATCACGATGGTCGACCTCATTGGGCCGTCGTTCTACAAAATCGAAGCCTATGAGGGTGGACCGCTGTTCACAGGAGGCACAATCAAGTTTGGCGATGCGAACGGCATCGGCATCAACGCTTTTCCGAAGGCCCATTTCAAGAAACTCGGAGTCGTGAAATAA
- the dapA gene encoding 4-hydroxy-tetrahydrodipicolinate synthase produces the protein MAIFEGSGVAIVTPFRDTENQEINYEVLAELIEFHIANGTDSIIIAGTTGEASTLTDEEQLDLIRFTVEKVNGRIPVIGGAGSNDTRHGIELTRAVEATGVDAILSVTPYYNKTSQKGLIAHYTAIANSVKVPIVLYNVPGRTGQNITPETLVELAKIDNIVSLKDATGNFSQAVDNLSLLGDRLDIYSGNDDTIIPLMSLGAKGVISVLANIAPKATSEMTHAFLDGDLKKAAAMQAEYKELIDCLFLEPNPIPVKAGMQLLGFNVGPMRLPLTDADQAVIDRLAAAMKKVGLI, from the coding sequence ATGGCTATTTTTGAAGGATCAGGTGTTGCGATTGTTACGCCGTTTAGAGATACGGAAAACCAGGAAATCAACTACGAGGTATTGGCTGAACTGATCGAGTTCCATATCGCGAACGGTACGGATTCGATCATCATCGCAGGGACAACCGGAGAGGCTTCCACATTGACGGATGAGGAACAATTGGACTTGATCCGTTTCACTGTAGAAAAAGTGAACGGCCGCATTCCGGTCATCGGCGGTGCCGGAAGCAACGATACGCGCCACGGAATCGAATTGACGCGTGCCGTAGAGGCAACCGGTGTCGATGCGATTCTTAGCGTAACCCCTTATTACAACAAAACATCCCAAAAAGGCTTGATTGCGCATTACACAGCCATCGCCAACAGCGTAAAAGTACCGATCGTCCTTTACAATGTTCCGGGCCGGACCGGTCAGAACATTACCCCTGAAACACTGGTGGAACTGGCGAAAATCGACAACATCGTTTCTTTGAAGGACGCTACCGGAAACTTCAGCCAGGCCGTGGATAACTTGAGCCTTTTGGGAGATCGCCTGGATATCTACTCCGGAAATGACGACACCATCATCCCATTGATGAGCTTGGGCGCAAAAGGCGTCATCTCTGTTCTTGCCAATATCGCACCGAAAGCTACATCCGAAATGACCCACGCTTTCCTTGATGGCGACCTCAAAAAGGCCGCTGCGATGCAAGCCGAGTACAAAGAACTGATCGACTGCCTGTTCCTGGAGCCGAATCCGATCCCAGTCAAAGCAGGAATGCAATTGCTGGGCTTCAATGTCGGACCGATGCGTCTGCCGTTGACGGATGCCGATCAAGCGGTCATTGATCGTTTGGCCGCTGCCATGAAAAAAGTTGGCTTAATCTAG
- a CDS encoding MBL fold metallo-hydrolase, giving the protein MFFKSFFDPQIAQFSYLVGCQKTGEAIIIDPLRALDDYIKAAEDESLVITAATETHIHADYASGLRETGRRLGAKLYVSDMGGDDWRYQDLPQGSVLLQDGDIISVGKVKLEVLHTPGHTPESVSFLLTDIGGGSDIPMGVFTGDFIFVGDVGRPDLLEEAAHMQGTTEIGAKAMFRSLQKMADYPDHLQLWPGHGAGSACGKSLGAVPMTTLGYEKYNNWAFQYDEEKSFIQALTADQPEPPTYFAQMKKINKLDSGAYVPYPVFPLKQAGPNDRVIDLRAKEIYQAGHIERTLNIPLNKKFLAYAGWFLDYEGQVTLIGTKEDAETAARQLQLIGFDQVRGYLDAGQIADGKMTETITAAAFIALRQEKDLQILDVRSKSEWDEGHLSDAQHVILGKLLEDPLPFNRDEPLYVHCQSGVRSSVAIGALEERGFKKIINILGGYTAIENSLSE; this is encoded by the coding sequence ATGTTTTTTAAATCATTTTTCGATCCGCAGATAGCGCAATTTTCCTATTTGGTGGGTTGTCAAAAAACAGGGGAAGCCATCATTATCGATCCCCTGCGCGCATTGGATGATTACATCAAGGCAGCCGAAGACGAAAGCCTGGTCATCACTGCGGCCACGGAAACGCATATCCATGCCGATTATGCATCCGGCCTGCGGGAAACCGGGAGGCGTTTAGGAGCCAAACTGTATGTTTCTGATATGGGCGGGGATGACTGGCGCTACCAGGATTTGCCTCAAGGAAGTGTGCTGCTGCAGGATGGGGACATCATCTCCGTAGGGAAGGTCAAACTGGAAGTGCTGCATACGCCGGGACATACGCCGGAGAGTGTGTCATTTTTGTTGACGGACATCGGCGGCGGTTCGGACATTCCGATGGGAGTGTTCACCGGCGACTTCATCTTTGTGGGCGATGTTGGCCGTCCGGACTTGCTGGAAGAAGCTGCGCATATGCAAGGGACCACCGAAATCGGAGCAAAAGCGATGTTCCGGTCCTTGCAGAAAATGGCTGACTATCCGGACCATCTGCAGCTCTGGCCGGGTCATGGTGCCGGCAGCGCCTGCGGGAAGTCATTAGGAGCCGTTCCGATGACCACTTTGGGCTACGAGAAATACAATAACTGGGCTTTCCAATATGACGAAGAAAAGAGTTTCATTCAAGCTTTGACGGCCGACCAACCTGAGCCGCCTACCTACTTTGCTCAGATGAAGAAAATCAACAAACTGGACAGCGGCGCCTATGTGCCTTATCCGGTATTTCCGCTGAAGCAGGCTGGGCCAAACGACAGGGTGATCGACCTGCGCGCGAAAGAAATCTATCAAGCCGGGCATATCGAAAGAACGCTGAATATTCCATTGAACAAAAAGTTTTTGGCTTATGCCGGGTGGTTTTTGGATTACGAAGGGCAAGTGACCCTCATCGGAACCAAAGAAGATGCTGAAACAGCTGCACGCCAACTGCAGCTGATCGGATTCGACCAAGTCAGAGGCTATCTGGATGCCGGGCAAATCGCAGATGGTAAGATGACAGAAACAATCACCGCAGCTGCCTTCATCGCATTGCGCCAAGAAAAGGATCTGCAGATATTGGATGTGCGTTCGAAGAGCGAATGGGATGAAGGGCATCTGTCCGATGCGCAACATGTGATCCTCGGAAAACTCTTGGAGGACCCGTTGCCGTTCAATCGGGATGAACCCTTGTATGTCCATTGCCAATCCGGTGTCCGTTCTTCAGTCGCCATCGGAGCATTGGAGGAGAGGGGATTCAAAAAGATCATCAATATTCTGGGAGGATACACTGCAATCGAAAATAGCCTCAGCGAATAG
- a CDS encoding PLDc N-terminal domain-containing protein — protein sequence MIADLQPYLPILIPLVVIQIILLITALLHLNKHPQVKIGSKNLWIFIIIFLNIVGPVLYFLIGRGDE from the coding sequence ATGATAGCTGATTTGCAGCCATACTTACCCATCCTGATCCCTTTGGTCGTGATCCAGATCATTTTGTTGATCACGGCCCTACTCCACCTGAACAAGCATCCCCAAGTAAAAATAGGCAGCAAAAATCTTTGGATCTTCATCATCATATTCCTGAACATCGTCGGTCCGGTCCTGTATTTCCTGATCGGAAGGGGCGATGAGTGA
- a CDS encoding VOC family protein — protein sequence MKIEHVALWVEDLELMRDFYVRFFDGKANKLYRNPEKDFQSYFITFREGGARLELMKRMNVTERYPLDMLGWAHLAVSVGSKQNVDYFTERLIKAGYTCKSQPRVTGDGYYESMFLDPEKNIIEITI from the coding sequence ATGAAGATTGAACATGTTGCATTGTGGGTGGAAGATTTGGAGCTGATGCGCGATTTTTATGTTCGTTTTTTTGACGGCAAGGCCAACAAGTTATATCGGAATCCTGAAAAAGACTTCCAATCTTACTTCATTACCTTCCGTGAAGGAGGGGCCCGTTTGGAGCTTATGAAAAGGATGAATGTCACTGAACGCTATCCCCTTGATATGTTGGGCTGGGCGCATCTGGCCGTCTCCGTCGGCAGCAAACAGAATGTTGATTATTTCACGGAAAGACTCATCAAAGCGGGATACACATGCAAAAGCCAACCGCGCGTGACGGGTGACGGCTACTATGAAAGCATGTTCCTCGATCCGGAAAAGAATATCATCGAAATCACCATCTGA
- a CDS encoding DUF6320 domain-containing protein — MRHCPHCNATIKGEWEQCPLCQTTLDEATDPLLPDPYPKIPLRFNKEVVWKYLTLISFVLIIAFLLIELIWIGRMENLQFALFGILSMWLSVLILIRKRRNIAKGIVYLIVSLSLLCIYLDYLSGWSGWSTTYAVPIICSFAIVSLYIAVRLVNLGVKDYVLYLLTAALLGLLPALFLTLDWVTTSLPSSLSVMMSAVTLVIILLYHGGEIWRELEKRMHV; from the coding sequence ATGAGACACTGTCCGCACTGTAATGCAACCATCAAGGGAGAGTGGGAACAATGTCCCTTGTGCCAAACGACCTTGGATGAAGCCACCGATCCGCTGTTGCCGGATCCCTATCCGAAGATTCCGCTGCGCTTCAACAAGGAGGTTGTCTGGAAATATTTGACCTTGATTTCCTTTGTCCTGATCATCGCTTTTCTGCTGATTGAATTGATTTGGATCGGAAGGATGGAAAATCTTCAGTTCGCCCTGTTCGGGATTTTGAGCATGTGGCTTTCCGTTTTGATCCTGATCCGGAAACGACGGAACATCGCAAAGGGCATCGTTTATCTGATCGTCTCCTTGTCGCTCCTGTGCATTTATTTGGATTATCTGTCCGGATGGAGCGGTTGGTCGACTACCTATGCTGTACCGATCATCTGCAGCTTTGCGATCGTATCCTTATATATCGCAGTGCGCCTCGTCAACTTGGGTGTCAAGGACTATGTGCTGTACCTGTTGACAGCTGCCTTGCTGGGGCTTTTGCCGGCGCTGTTCCTGACCTTGGACTGGGTCACGACGTCATTGCCCTCAAGCCTGTCGGTCATGATGAGTGCAGTCACTCTCGTCATTATTCTGCTCTATCACGGCGGAGAAATATGGCGCGAGTTGGAGAAACGGATGCATGTTTGA
- a CDS encoding DUF898 family protein produces the protein MRHHDDSYFTGTLLEYFGIMLISFLAGFFTLGLAAPWAFCHRERWVATHTYIEGRQLHFVGKSFNLWLSLLKWTLFSVLTLGLYSFVVPIRFQQWRIKNTYVYGYWDEYYALE, from the coding sequence TTGCGCCACCATGACGATTCATATTTCACCGGAACACTATTGGAGTATTTTGGCATTATGCTTATCAGTTTTCTCGCGGGCTTTTTCACTCTCGGACTGGCTGCACCTTGGGCTTTCTGTCATCGGGAAAGGTGGGTCGCCACGCATACCTACATAGAAGGCCGCCAATTGCATTTTGTCGGAAAATCCTTTAATCTGTGGCTTTCTTTGCTGAAATGGACTCTTTTTTCGGTCCTGACTTTGGGCCTCTACTCTTTTGTTGTGCCGATCCGTTTCCAGCAATGGCGCATCAAAAACACCTATGTGTACGGCTATTGGGACGAATACTACGCATTGGAGTAA
- a CDS encoding alcohol acetyltransferase, producing the protein MNRKKWVRLDNASNIFLAAMTSSDTKVFRMSAELVDSVDPLLLQRALDEVYDNYVLYHSVLRRGFFWYYLEESDLKPKVMADILPPCAQIYHFDRRELLFRVFYNENRIHLELFHALSDGTGALWFFEDLLKAYIMLRHPESFDGLDAAAHDRLNHQLEDSFAHYFRKNKKQNFTDAAQSAIRSFAKVSQLAGKSPSQKSALPEEIKQKRRVHQFRGKKTPDNRPHVIELEMPVKGVLALAREQQTSLTLYLTAVFMLAVRRASPDFKPGSAMAVSVPVNLRQFFPSNSARNFFSTTRLIYTTNENEETDDIAAIGRTLKTQFQQQITPESLEEKLRTLIAFEYSPFTRMVFRPIKDLVLKLVNYVSNRNLTIAISNLGKVTFPDPIDGYIEKMYFHTSAVRPQFCAISHGDQLTVSFTSPFVESTIEEQFVRLLTDAGVAVTVAANKVTSEDLEVEG; encoded by the coding sequence GTGAACCGAAAAAAGTGGGTACGTTTGGACAATGCTTCCAATATATTTTTGGCGGCCATGACGAGCAGCGATACGAAGGTCTTCCGCATGAGTGCGGAATTGGTCGATTCCGTGGATCCGTTGCTGCTGCAGCGGGCGCTTGATGAAGTCTATGATAATTATGTGCTATACCACAGCGTGTTGCGGCGTGGATTTTTCTGGTATTATCTGGAAGAGAGCGACTTGAAGCCGAAAGTGATGGCCGACATTTTGCCGCCTTGCGCGCAGATCTATCATTTTGACCGGAGGGAACTGTTATTCCGAGTCTTCTATAATGAAAACCGGATTCACTTGGAACTGTTCCATGCCTTGTCGGACGGAACCGGTGCGCTCTGGTTTTTCGAAGATCTGTTGAAGGCCTACATCATGCTGCGGCATCCCGAGTCTTTTGATGGCTTGGATGCCGCGGCGCATGACCGCTTGAACCATCAACTGGAGGACAGTTTTGCGCACTATTTCCGCAAGAATAAGAAACAGAACTTTACTGACGCGGCACAATCCGCCATCCGTTCCTTCGCGAAAGTCAGTCAATTAGCTGGAAAGAGTCCATCGCAAAAGAGCGCCTTGCCTGAGGAAATTAAGCAGAAGCGGCGGGTGCACCAGTTCCGCGGCAAAAAGACGCCGGACAACCGGCCGCATGTCATCGAATTGGAGATGCCGGTCAAGGGAGTGCTTGCCTTGGCCCGGGAGCAACAAACTTCGCTGACCTTGTATCTGACTGCAGTATTTATGCTGGCTGTGCGCAGAGCCAGTCCCGATTTTAAACCCGGATCGGCTATGGCCGTTTCGGTTCCGGTCAATTTAAGGCAGTTCTTCCCGTCCAATTCTGCCAGAAATTTTTTCAGCACCACCCGCCTGATCTACACCACAAATGAAAATGAAGAAACGGATGACATTGCTGCAATCGGTCGCACGCTGAAAACGCAATTCCAGCAACAGATTACGCCGGAAAGTCTGGAGGAAAAGCTGAGGACGTTGATTGCCTTCGAGTACAGCCCCTTCACGCGGATGGTCTTCCGACCGATCAAAGACCTTGTTCTGAAGCTGGTCAATTACGTCAGCAACCGGAATTTGACGATCGCGATCTCTAATCTGGGCAAGGTTACCTTTCCTGATCCGATCGACGGCTACATCGAGAAAATGTATTTCCATACTTCGGCGGTCCGCCCGCAATTTTGCGCCATCAGTCACGGGGACCAGCTGACTGTCAGTTTCACTTCGCCCTTTGTCGAATCCACGATCGAGGAGCAGTTTGTCCGGCTTCTGACCGATGCCGGAGTAGCCGTCACCGTCGCGGCGAACAAGGTCACCAGTGAAGATTTGGAGGTGGAAGGTTGA